GCTTGTCACCACATACTTCCGTTATATCCGAATCCGCTGTATTTGACCATTCAGGACTGCGTGTGCAGATGTTGGGGCAATTTAAAAATTGCCCCGACACAAGGTTTATTCAACCTCAGACACCTCAGCTTCTAGTACGGATTCAGTAGCGGTTGCTTCTACTTCCGAATCTTCCGCTTGTGCCGCTTCTATTGCTTCTGGAGTGTTTGTTTCAGCCTGTTCCTCCGTCTCCTCAGGTGCGAGAGAGCCTTGGGGAACCAGTTCAATCGTGGCGTGTTCTTCCAGCCACTTAATCGCTTTTTCTTTGAGCAAATCGCCTTCGACAATGGTACGCAACCGTTCTAGGTCGATCTCTTGATCGGGGAACTGCTGGAGTAGCTCATTGACTCTGTCTGTCACCTCCTGCGGTTCGGTTTTGAGGGATTCGCGCTGAGCAATCTCCTCAAGTGCCAGAGTTTGTTTGATCCGCTCGATGGCTTCCGGACGCGATCGCACGCCCATTTGTTTTACCATGTCGGGAGTAAACACTTTCTTGACATCCATCCCCATCTGCCCCATCTGGATGATGGTTTGACGAAGCATGGTTTCAACTTCCCGCTGAATCAGGGTTTCCGGCAGGTCAATTTCAACTCTTTTCAAAAGTTCCTTGACAAGTGCTTGCTCTTTATTGGCTGACATTTCTTGATCGGCCTTCTCTCGGAATTTCTTCTCTAAGTCAGCTTGCAATTCAGCCAGGGTTTCAAACTCGCTGACTTCTTGGGCAAAGTCATCATCCACCGCCGGTAACTCTTTTTCCTTGAGGTCTTTGAGCGTGATGGTAAACATCGCTGTGCGACCGGCTAAATCTTGGCGATAATCTTCCGGAAACTTTACTTCTACTTCTTTGCTGTCTCCGGGATTCATTCCCACAATCCCATCGATAAATTCCCTCAAGAACCGCCCTTCTAACAGCTCTATTTGAGCGTCTTCTGCCTGACCCCCACTAATTTCTTCCTGTGCTTCATCTTCTTGTTCGCTGACAAAGCGGCTGGTATAATCGACTACCGCCACATCTCCCATCTGTGCCGGACGACCTGCCACTGGAATTAACGTAGCTTGCTCGACGCGACGCTCTTCTAAAAACTTCTCTATCGCACTGGAGTCATAGGGGACTTCTTCGGCTGTGATAGAGAGGTTGTTGTAATCGCTTAGCTGCACCTGCGGTTGGACATCTACCGCAGCTAAGAAAGTGATAGGTTCTCCAGGTTTAAACTGGCTGACTAATTCCTCGAAGTCAGAACGCAGCTCATAGTTACCAAGCGCCTCAATTGCTTCTTGCTTGAGAGCCTGCTGGAGACCATCTTGAATCAGTTCTTCCAAAGCAGTTGCTTTAATTCGGGTCGTTCCCAGTTGCTGTAGCAGGATCTGGCGAGGCACCTTTCCTTTGCGAAACCCAGGAATATTGGCTGAGCGTGCGAGCTTTTGAATCACCTGCTCGTAGGCATTTTTTGACATATCGGCTGGAATTTCAATTTCCAAGCCAATCTTGCTG
The Coleofasciculus sp. FACHB-T130 genome window above contains:
- the tig gene encoding trigger factor — translated: MKVTQEKLPASKIGLEIEIPADMSKNAYEQVIQKLARSANIPGFRKGKVPRQILLQQLGTTRIKATALEELIQDGLQQALKQEAIEALGNYELRSDFEELVSQFKPGEPITFLAAVDVQPQVQLSDYNNLSITAEEVPYDSSAIEKFLEERRVEQATLIPVAGRPAQMGDVAVVDYTSRFVSEQEDEAQEEISGGQAEDAQIELLEGRFLREFIDGIVGMNPGDSKEVEVKFPEDYRQDLAGRTAMFTITLKDLKEKELPAVDDDFAQEVSEFETLAELQADLEKKFREKADQEMSANKEQALVKELLKRVEIDLPETLIQREVETMLRQTIIQMGQMGMDVKKVFTPDMVKQMGVRSRPEAIERIKQTLALEEIAQRESLKTEPQEVTDRVNELLQQFPDQEIDLERLRTIVEGDLLKEKAIKWLEEHATIELVPQGSLAPEETEEQAETNTPEAIEAAQAEDSEVEATATESVLEAEVSEVE